The proteins below come from a single Lepeophtheirus salmonis chromosome 4, UVic_Lsal_1.4, whole genome shotgun sequence genomic window:
- the LOC121116230 gene encoding histone-lysine N-methyltransferase SETMAR-like, whose product MDKKEFRMLITDYLKGKNIVEEKTWLDTEFPDTSLGKSTIQDWYAMFRRGEMSTEDGERNGCPKKVVTNKNIKKIHKMILIHCKLKLHEIAYTLMISTERVHHMTHEYLSMRKLCVKWVRRELTFKQKIRRVEDLEQCLKMIKRHRPEFLRRYVTMDDTWLHYFTPNSNRQSSEWTAHDEPAPKCGKM is encoded by the coding sequence atggataaaaaggaATTTCGCATGTTAATAACAGATTacttgaagggaaaaaatatagttgaagaaaaaactTGGCTTGATACCGAGTTTCCGGACACTTCCCTTGGAAAATCAACCATCCAGGATTGGTATGCTATGTTCAGACGTGGTGAAATGAGCACCGAAGACGGTGAACGCAATGGATGCCCTAAAAAGGTTGTTAccaacaaaaacattaaaaaaatccacaaaatgattttgattcACTGTAAATTGAAATTGCATGAAATAGCATACACTCTAATGATATCAACTGAACGTGTACATCATATGACTCACGAATATTTGAGTATGAGAAAGCTCTGCGTAAAGTGGGTGCGGCGCGAGctcacttttaaacaaaaaatacgaCGAGTTGAAGATTTGGAGCAATGTTTGAAGATGATCAAGCGTCATAGACCCGAGTTTTTGCGTCGATATGTGACAATGGATGATACGTGGCTCCATTATTTTACTCCAAATTCCAATCGACAGTCATCCGAGTGGACTGCACACGACGAACCCGCTCCAAAGTGTGGGAAAATGTAA